The proteins below are encoded in one region of Deinococcus budaensis:
- the murI gene encoding glutamate racemase, translated as MTASSPLAEAPLGVFDSGVGGLSVLAELRRAMPQEDFLYLADTAHVPIGGRPDAEIRDLTARAVAALHARGAKGVVVACNTASAFSLSHLRERYGPAFPVIGLVPAVKPAVAATRSGVVGVLATPGTLRGTLLRDVIEQFAVPAGVRVLTAVSAELVPLVEAGQAGSERARRVLREVLTPLAQAGADQLVLGCTHYPFLAESIRAEFGDTFALVDSGAAVARHTRGVLCGAGLCREGGERGGVRYLVTGNPAAARPVIETLVGRGRHNVTVQQVTT; from the coding sequence ATGACTGCCTCCTCGCCGCTGGCCGAAGCTCCGCTGGGCGTGTTCGACTCGGGCGTGGGCGGCCTGAGCGTCCTGGCCGAGCTGCGCCGGGCGATGCCGCAGGAGGACTTCCTGTACCTGGCGGACACCGCGCACGTGCCTATCGGCGGGCGGCCCGACGCGGAGATCCGCGACCTGACCGCGCGGGCGGTGGCGGCGCTGCACGCGCGGGGGGCCAAGGGCGTGGTCGTGGCCTGCAACACGGCCTCGGCCTTCAGCCTGTCGCACCTGCGCGAGCGCTACGGCCCGGCCTTTCCGGTGATCGGGCTGGTGCCTGCGGTCAAGCCCGCCGTGGCGGCCACCCGCTCGGGCGTGGTGGGCGTGCTGGCGACGCCCGGCACCCTGCGCGGCACCCTGCTGCGCGACGTGATCGAGCAGTTCGCCGTCCCCGCCGGGGTGCGGGTCCTGACGGCCGTGAGCGCCGAACTGGTGCCGCTGGTGGAGGCCGGGCAGGCTGGGAGCGAGCGGGCGCGGAGGGTGCTGCGCGAGGTCTTGACACCGCTGGCGCAGGCGGGCGCCGATCAGCTGGTGCTGGGCTGCACCCACTACCCCTTTTTGGCTGAGAGCATCCGCGCGGAGTTCGGGGACACCTTCGCGCTGGTGGACAGCGGCGCGGCGGTCGCGCGGCATACCCGGGGCGTGCTGTGCGGGGCCGGGCTATGCCGGGAAGGCGGGGAAAGGGGGGGGGTCCGCTACCTCGTGACCGGGAACCCGGCGGCGGCGCGGCCCGTGATCGAGACATTGGTGGGCCGGGGCAGGCACAATGTCACGGTGCAGCAGGTGACCACTTGA
- the rph gene encoding ribonuclease PH: MTSLPPRPGLPLREGRDLLTPRPLFVERGINPHAPGSAHLKLGRTEILATVSIEDKPAPHMRGKKEGWLTAEYAMLPRATTDRQARDRNLQNGRRHEIQRLLGRALRSCIDLRHFRNQTLYVDCDVLVADGGTRVASVLAGYAALHDLSDRLIHAGTLTEWPLIHAVGAASIGLIGDELRVDLDYAEDKVARADLNVVATADGLLIEAQGGAEEGPITQAEYVRLLTAGVEAVGGLLKDVQRQL, translated from the coding sequence TTGACTTCCCTCCCCCCCCGCCCGGGTCTTCCCCTCCGCGAGGGCCGCGACCTTCTGACGCCCCGGCCCCTCTTCGTGGAGCGCGGCATCAACCCGCACGCCCCCGGCAGCGCCCACCTGAAGCTGGGCCGCACCGAGATCCTGGCGACCGTCAGCATCGAGGACAAGCCCGCGCCCCACATGCGCGGCAAGAAAGAAGGCTGGCTGACCGCCGAATACGCCATGCTGCCGCGCGCCACCACCGACCGCCAGGCCCGCGACCGCAACCTGCAAAACGGCCGCCGCCACGAGATCCAGCGTCTGCTGGGGCGCGCGCTGCGCTCCTGCATCGACCTGCGCCACTTCCGCAACCAGACCCTGTACGTGGACTGCGACGTGCTGGTCGCCGACGGCGGCACCCGGGTCGCCAGCGTGCTGGCCGGGTACGCGGCGCTGCACGACCTCTCCGACCGCCTGATCCACGCGGGCACCCTGACCGAGTGGCCGCTGATTCACGCGGTCGGCGCCGCCAGCATCGGCCTGATCGGGGACGAACTGCGGGTGGACCTCGACTACGCCGAGGACAAGGTCGCGCGCGCCGACCTGAACGTGGTCGCCACCGCCGACGGCCTCCTGATCGAGGCCCAGGGCGGCGCCGAGGAAGGCCCCATCACCCAGGCCGAGTACGTGCGCCTGCTCACGGCAGGCGTGGAAGCGGTCGGCGGGCTGCTGAAAGACGTTCAGCGGCAACTGTGA
- a CDS encoding DoxX family protein, which translates to MSVTGFIGRALLASIFIKNGLDHLRQPEPIVRAARGAEIPEPELAVKANSAVMLGAGAMLALGVAPRTASAALAVSLIPTTVIGHPFWDREGRERQQQQTQFMKNLALFGALLAVGSRR; encoded by the coding sequence ATGAGCGTGACGGGATTTATCGGGCGGGCGCTGCTCGCGAGCATCTTTATCAAAAACGGCCTCGACCACCTGCGGCAGCCGGAACCGATCGTGCGGGCCGCGCGCGGAGCCGAGATTCCCGAACCCGAACTCGCCGTCAAGGCCAACAGCGCCGTGATGCTGGGCGCCGGGGCGATGCTGGCGCTGGGGGTCGCGCCCCGGACGGCCAGTGCGGCGCTGGCCGTGAGCCTGATTCCGACCACCGTGATCGGCCACCCTTTCTGGGACCGCGAGGGCCGCGAGCGCCAGCAGCAGCAGACCCAGTTCATGAAGAACCTGGCGCTGTTCGGGGCGCTGCTGGCGGTGGGCAGCCGCCGCTGA
- a CDS encoding methyltransferase, with protein MTAPSPPPPPPALDFTHEPLGVILPALRAALASAGEVAFSVPDPDLGLGLYAGEAAAHGLHRPWPVWTDLADLLGAHLLTPDRLEGGRVRLRLRAWADVPDPDAAGYGAGGEWGRVDKLEDPVFLFTLVEALRRVDPPAGGRVLALGVNRGRELDALALAFGKRELEVLGLDLDETALAAARAQHPAATFRAFDVTTLPAPQLGRFDLVLALSLLHSPSIRQDVLLAAVCRQHLTPTGGLILGYPNARYRDGTLSYGARVRNFARPDLSLLAADVTDARRGLQKRGFKVFVTGKSEVLVTAIPAGARTPGRLEL; from the coding sequence GTGACGGCGCCCTCCCCACCTCCTCCCCCTCCCGCCCTCGACTTCACCCACGAACCCCTGGGCGTGATCCTGCCTGCCCTGCGCGCCGCGCTGGCCTCGGCGGGCGAGGTCGCGTTCAGCGTGCCCGACCCCGACCTGGGCCTGGGGCTGTACGCCGGTGAGGCGGCGGCCCACGGCCTGCACCGGCCCTGGCCGGTCTGGACCGACCTGGCCGACCTGCTGGGGGCGCACCTGCTCACGCCGGACCGGCTAGAGGGAGGCCGCGTGCGCCTGCGCCTGCGCGCCTGGGCGGACGTGCCTGACCCCGACGCGGCGGGCTACGGCGCCGGGGGCGAGTGGGGGCGGGTGGACAAGCTCGAAGACCCGGTCTTCCTCTTCACGCTGGTCGAGGCGCTGCGGCGGGTGGACCCCCCGGCGGGCGGGCGCGTGCTGGCGCTGGGCGTCAACCGGGGCCGGGAGCTGGACGCGCTGGCCCTCGCCTTCGGGAAGCGTGAGCTGGAGGTGCTGGGCCTCGACCTCGACGAGACGGCGCTCGCGGCGGCCCGCGCCCAGCACCCCGCCGCGACCTTCCGGGCCTTCGACGTGACCACGCTGCCCGCGCCGCAGCTGGGCAGGTTCGACCTGGTGCTGGCGCTGAGCCTGCTGCACAGCCCCAGTATCCGGCAGGACGTGCTGCTGGCCGCCGTGTGCCGCCAGCACCTGACGCCCACGGGCGGCCTGATTCTGGGGTACCCCAACGCGCGCTACCGCGACGGGACGCTCAGCTACGGCGCGAGGGTGCGCAACTTCGCCCGCCCCGACCTCAGCCTGCTCGCGGCGGACGTGACCGACGCGCGGCGCGGCCTCCAGAAACGCGGCTTCAAGGTCTTCGTGACGGGCAAGTCCGAGGTGCTGGTCACCGCGATTCCGGCGGGGGCACGCACGCCCGGCAGGCTGGAACTGTGA
- a CDS encoding SCP2 sterol-binding domain-containing protein, translated as MSSLSPDPAQLTARLLRVFGAAHADPDADLLLRRRAALTFLFTQPDAALRLDGRGGQAVTLTVGEEARSAPSDLTFRMTARAAHALWLGELNPVTAMLAGQLSVQGPLPLALALSPSLKVMQAAYRAEIAREGAGAGH; from the coding sequence ATGTCCAGCCTCTCTCCGGACCCGGCCCAGCTCACCGCGCGTCTGCTGCGGGTCTTCGGCGCGGCCCACGCCGACCCCGACGCCGACCTGCTGCTGCGGCGCCGGGCGGCGCTGACCTTCTTGTTCACGCAGCCGGACGCCGCCTTGCGGCTGGACGGGCGGGGAGGGCAGGCGGTCACCCTGACCGTGGGCGAGGAGGCGCGGTCGGCGCCCAGCGACCTGACCTTCCGGATGACCGCCCGGGCCGCGCACGCCCTGTGGCTGGGCGAGCTGAATCCGGTCACGGCGATGCTGGCCGGGCAGCTCTCGGTCCAGGGACCGCTGCCGCTGGCGCTGGCGCTCTCGCCCAGCCTGAAGGTGATGCAGGCGGCCTACCGAGCGGAGATCGCCCGGGAAGGCGCGGGCGCCGGGCACTGA
- the trmB gene encoding tRNA (guanine(46)-N(7))-methyltransferase TrmB, with translation MIFRFSDFHFPDAAARLYPHTPGRPWVLEVGFGDGRFWPHHAATFPEAPNYLGVEISGTSLLKAGRRLRAAGLDNAVLTKLPAAPLIREVVPQGALDAVVVNFPDPWPKAGHTGHRLLRAPFFQLAASRLKPGGAVLLTTDHEEYFEFACAEAAASGVMAVEFTEPPPAALETKYALKWRDLGLGARHARFTPLAHPAVPHGALTRYPDSEEDPAVPHAILTLPETFAPQSFAKHTARGGQTPEDPAGWTAVLLDLYRTLGKTGWTALAHVVEGELTQEVLIGITAREDGTHLVRLARFGGPVITPGVKAAVGVLTDWLETQGAQVRHRGY, from the coding sequence ATGATCTTCCGCTTCTCGGATTTTCACTTTCCCGACGCGGCCGCGCGGCTGTATCCGCACACGCCTGGGCGCCCCTGGGTGCTGGAGGTCGGCTTCGGAGACGGGCGCTTCTGGCCGCATCACGCCGCGACCTTTCCTGAGGCGCCGAACTACCTGGGGGTCGAGATCAGCGGCACGTCGCTGCTCAAGGCCGGGCGTCGGTTGCGGGCGGCGGGCCTGGACAACGCGGTGCTGACCAAGCTGCCCGCCGCGCCCCTGATCCGCGAGGTCGTGCCGCAGGGGGCGCTGGACGCGGTCGTGGTGAACTTTCCCGACCCCTGGCCCAAGGCCGGGCACACCGGGCACCGCCTGCTGCGCGCGCCCTTTTTCCAGCTGGCGGCCAGCCGCCTGAAGCCCGGCGGCGCCGTGCTGCTGACCACCGACCACGAGGAATATTTCGAGTTCGCCTGCGCCGAGGCGGCCGCGAGCGGCGTCATGGCGGTGGAGTTCACGGAGCCGCCCCCCGCCGCGCTGGAAACCAAGTACGCCCTGAAGTGGCGCGACCTGGGCCTGGGCGCCCGGCACGCCCGCTTCACGCCGCTGGCGCACCCCGCCGTGCCCCACGGTGCCCTGACCCGCTACCCCGACTCGGAGGAAGACCCCGCCGTGCCCCACGCCATCCTGACCCTGCCCGAGACCTTCGCCCCCCAGAGTTTTGCCAAGCACACCGCCCGTGGCGGCCAGACCCCGGAGGACCCGGCAGGCTGGACGGCCGTGCTGCTCGACCTGTACCGCACCCTGGGCAAGACCGGCTGGACGGCCCTGGCCCACGTCGTCGAGGGCGAGCTGACCCAGGAAGTCCTGATCGGCATTACCGCGCGGGAGGACGGCACCCATCTGGTGCGCCTCGCCCGCTTCGGCGGCCCCGTCATCACGCCGGGCGTGAAGGCGGCGGTGGGCGTGCTGACCGACTGGCTGGAGACCCAGGGCGCGCAGGTGCGGCACCGGGGGTATTGA
- a CDS encoding FAD-dependent oxidoreductase → MSGPPFFASSPPRSQPQPGHLYDVAVVGAGLAGTDLAWRLARAGRDVLLATQALDHLGNLYQPTVEGAVFPADSLFAGVAARLFPQTDGWTFHRHLKAEIEATPGIHLLQSTVTGLDEGPLEGEAGDVVTLATWEGPELRARRAVLAVGAFLKGRLLIGDTLEEAGRLSEVAYDFLADDLARSGVWLVGAEQRAAGVEGAPPYDVRFLTPAPGELDGFRLERFSGVYALGRCTPGEHTYASVLEDAARLAAELSGAAPQGRQA, encoded by the coding sequence ATGTCGGGACCTCCCTTCTTTGCCTCCTCGCCGCCCCGCAGCCAGCCGCAGCCGGGGCATCTTTACGACGTGGCGGTGGTCGGCGCGGGCCTGGCCGGCACCGACCTCGCCTGGCGCCTCGCCCGCGCGGGCAGGGACGTGCTGCTCGCCACGCAGGCGCTCGACCACCTCGGCAACCTCTACCAGCCCACCGTGGAGGGCGCGGTCTTTCCGGCGGACAGCCTCTTTGCAGGGGTCGCCGCCCGCCTCTTTCCCCAGACCGACGGCTGGACCTTTCACCGCCACCTCAAGGCCGAGATCGAGGCCACGCCGGGCATCCACCTGCTGCAAAGCACCGTGACCGGGCTGGACGAGGGGCCGCTGGAGGGGGAGGCGGGAGACGTGGTGACGCTCGCCACCTGGGAGGGGCCGGAGCTGCGCGCCCGCCGGGCGGTGCTGGCGGTCGGCGCCTTCCTGAAAGGCCGCCTGTTGATCGGGGACACGCTGGAGGAGGCCGGGCGCCTCAGCGAGGTCGCCTACGACTTTCTGGCCGACGACCTCGCCCGCTCGGGGGTGTGGCTGGTCGGCGCGGAGCAGAGGGCGGCGGGGGTGGAGGGCGCGCCCCCCTACGACGTGCGCTTCCTGACCCCGGCCCCCGGCGAACTGGACGGTTTCCGGCTGGAGCGTTTCTCGGGGGTCTATGCCCTGGGCCGCTGCACGCCGGGCGAGCACACCTACGCCTCCGTGCTGGAAGACGCCGCCCGCCTCGCCGCCGAGCTGTCGGGGGCTGCCCCGCAGGGGAGGCAGGCATGA
- a CDS encoding Ohr family peroxiredoxin, translating to MSDTTTTPQTPSSSSPARVLTRSEATAHGGRNGYIETPDHHLAAKLSVPQEIGGDGGVGTNPEQLFAAAYASSFQSAVGMVARRDGVSFGTSQVTAVVGLRRENQEDPSYHLDLELRVRLPGLSREQAEGMVQEAHRLCPYSRALGDRAGVRLTVVDEAEAAGEVSGRS from the coding sequence ATGAGCGACACAACCACGACCCCGCAGACCCCCTCTTCCAGCTCCCCGGCCAGGGTGCTCACCCGCAGCGAGGCGACCGCCCACGGGGGGCGCAACGGCTACATCGAGACGCCCGACCACCACCTCGCCGCCAAGCTGAGCGTGCCGCAGGAGATCGGCGGCGACGGCGGCGTGGGCACCAACCCCGAGCAGCTGTTCGCCGCCGCCTACGCCTCGTCCTTTCAGAGCGCCGTCGGCATGGTCGCCCGGCGCGACGGGGTGAGCTTCGGGACCTCGCAGGTGACGGCGGTGGTGGGCCTGCGGCGCGAGAACCAGGAAGACCCCAGCTACCACCTCGACCTCGAACTGCGGGTGCGGCTGCCGGGCCTGAGCCGCGAGCAGGCCGAGGGAATGGTGCAAGAAGCCCACCGGCTGTGCCCCTACAGCCGCGCGCTGGGAGACCGCGCGGGCGTGCGCCTGACCGTGGTGGACGAGGCGGAGGCCGCCGGGGAGGTCAGCGGTCGGTCGTGA
- a CDS encoding MBL fold metallo-hydrolase, giving the protein MSEKKPTRKPAGKPAAARKAQAPARPAAPAPRRAPAKGKKGRGRRGGPSPSDLLGLLVLGLTVSLAACAGGGLFGGGEEEGGQATEQPAGQLTVRFLDVGQGDAVLVRSPEGKTLLYDGGRSAERMRAHLETYGVDALDLMVASHADADHIAGLVPAAERAKPRLFINNGIAGTTQTWGRLVAALEEAGTTFQKANTQVINLGSVKVRVIAPPPGMGDDQNENSVGVRIEFGDFRALLTGDSEKPETEAWLAAGRPEIQGPFQLYKSIHHGAANGDHPAWLAAVRPENVVIGVGENNYGHPTASALALYKDNGVRVYRTDRQGTVTFTASADGTYTVTTDR; this is encoded by the coding sequence GTGAGCGAGAAAAAACCCACCCGCAAGCCTGCGGGCAAACCCGCCGCCGCCCGCAAGGCCCAGGCGCCCGCCCGCCCGGCCGCGCCCGCGCCCCGCCGCGCCCCCGCGAAGGGCAAAAAGGGGAGGGGTCGCCGGGGTGGTCCCAGCCCGTCGGACCTGCTGGGTCTGCTGGTCCTGGGCCTGACGGTCAGCCTCGCGGCGTGCGCGGGGGGCGGCCTCTTCGGCGGCGGGGAGGAGGAGGGCGGGCAGGCGACCGAGCAGCCTGCCGGACAGCTCACCGTGCGGTTTCTGGATGTGGGGCAGGGCGACGCGGTACTGGTCCGCAGCCCCGAGGGCAAGACCCTGCTCTACGACGGGGGCCGCAGCGCCGAGCGGATGCGGGCGCACCTCGAAACCTACGGGGTGGACGCCCTCGACCTGATGGTCGCCAGCCACGCCGACGCCGACCACATCGCGGGGCTGGTGCCCGCCGCCGAGCGGGCCAAGCCGCGGCTGTTCATCAACAACGGGATCGCCGGAACCACCCAGACCTGGGGCCGCCTGGTCGCCGCGCTGGAGGAGGCGGGCACCACCTTCCAGAAGGCGAACACGCAGGTCATCAACCTGGGCAGCGTGAAGGTCCGGGTGATCGCCCCGCCCCCCGGCATGGGCGACGACCAGAACGAGAACAGTGTGGGCGTCCGCATCGAGTTCGGGGACTTCCGCGCGCTGCTGACCGGCGACAGCGAGAAGCCGGAAACCGAAGCCTGGCTCGCGGCGGGCCGCCCCGAGATTCAGGGACCCTTTCAGCTGTACAAGAGCATCCACCACGGGGCGGCCAACGGCGACCACCCCGCCTGGCTGGCCGCCGTGCGCCCCGAGAACGTGGTGATCGGCGTGGGCGAGAACAACTACGGCCACCCCACCGCCTCGGCCCTCGCCCTCTACAAGGACAACGGTGTCCGCGTCTACCGCACCGACCGCCAGGGCACGGTGACCTTCACGGCGAGCGCGGACGGCACCTACACGGTCACGACCGACCGCTGA
- a CDS encoding DUF3006 domain-containing protein produces the protein MRDGQERWTVDGIEDGPQGRLARVERGDGLTFDVPLSVLPPGTREGDLLAVQEGPDGVTLHLLPAETHARRVAAQRELDALNGAAPDTEGEITL, from the coding sequence GTGAGAGACGGGCAGGAACGCTGGACGGTGGACGGCATCGAGGACGGCCCGCAGGGACGCCTGGCGCGGGTGGAGCGCGGGGACGGCCTGACCTTCGACGTGCCGCTCTCGGTCCTGCCGCCCGGCACGCGCGAGGGGGACCTGCTGGCCGTGCAGGAAGGCCCTGACGGCGTGACCCTGCACCTGTTGCCCGCCGAGACCCACGCGAGGCGGGTGGCCGCGCAGCGCGAACTCGACGCCCTGAACGGAGCCGCGCCGGACACGGAAGGGGAGATCACCCTGTGA
- a CDS encoding GNAT family N-acetyltransferase, whose translation MRHALTLRDGDLRLRPLTEADLAALCALALSCAGELRLMGSPPTSPAYYRAALEAPDALPFVVEVGGELAGSTRLGDIRAAHAGAEIGWTWLHPRHYGSGVNRRMKRLLLEHAFGAMGMERVQLKTDLLNVRSQRAIEGLGAVREGVLRAHLRRPDGSMRDTVMYSVTRAEWPGVRARLSEMA comes from the coding sequence ATGCGCCACGCCCTGACCCTGCGAGACGGTGACCTGCGGCTGCGGCCCCTGACGGAAGCCGACCTTGCGGCCCTGTGCGCGCTGGCCCTGAGCTGCGCAGGAGAACTGCGGCTGATGGGGTCGCCGCCCACCTCGCCGGCGTACTACCGCGCGGCGCTGGAGGCCCCCGACGCCCTGCCCTTCGTGGTGGAGGTCGGCGGCGAGCTGGCCGGAAGCACCCGCCTGGGCGACATCCGGGCCGCGCATGCGGGAGCAGAGATCGGCTGGACCTGGCTGCACCCGCGCCATTACGGCAGCGGGGTCAACCGCCGCATGAAGCGCCTGCTGCTGGAGCACGCCTTTGGCGCCATGGGCATGGAGCGCGTGCAGCTCAAGACCGACCTGCTGAACGTGCGCAGCCAGCGGGCCATCGAGGGGCTGGGCGCCGTGCGCGAGGGCGTGCTGCGCGCCCACCTGCGCCGCCCTGACGGCTCCATGCGCGACACGGTGATGTACTCGGTCACGCGGGCGGAGTGGCCGGGGGTGCGGGCGCGGCTGAGCGAAATGGCCTAA
- a CDS encoding TldD/PmbA family protein, giving the protein MLDETLAAEVLTLARAGGADFAELFVEDTVSTSLRLHQGEVKDAGGGNLFGAGLRLLYGTRVVYAYTNDVTDAGLRDLAGQVARARGGSGETDRSGAGGLDFRRVDAPPLYVARQHPLHAGGRDKLALMRRAHGGAAGVGFVRTVDVIYLDRVQRVLIANSEGLWAEDERVWTRLVVSAIAQDGTLRETGFCGPGAGQGLEFFDDVAPEATGAEAARIANAMLHAGYAPAGKLPVVIGNEFGGVIFHEACGHILETTAVEKNASVFADKLGERIAHESVSAVDDGTLPGSWGMVTVDDEGMRGERTVLIENGVLKSFLVDRVGSMKTGHARTGSGRRQNYTFAPASRMRSTFIDRGQETPESLIAGVPLGIYARKMGGGSVTPGTGDYNFAVQEAYMIRNGEIAEPLRGASLVGNGAQDLKNIVGVAGDLALGQGMCGSVSGSLPTDVGQPHILISEITVGGRA; this is encoded by the coding sequence ATGCTCGACGAAACGCTGGCCGCCGAAGTCCTGACCCTCGCCCGCGCGGGCGGCGCCGACTTCGCTGAACTGTTCGTGGAAGACACCGTGTCCACCTCGCTGCGGCTGCACCAGGGCGAGGTCAAGGACGCCGGGGGCGGCAACCTCTTCGGCGCCGGGCTGCGGCTGCTGTACGGCACGCGCGTGGTGTACGCCTACACCAACGACGTGACCGACGCGGGCCTGCGCGACCTCGCCGGGCAGGTGGCGCGCGCACGCGGCGGCAGCGGCGAAACAGACCGCAGCGGCGCGGGCGGCCTGGACTTCCGGCGGGTGGACGCCCCGCCCCTTTACGTGGCCCGCCAGCACCCGCTGCACGCGGGAGGCCGCGACAAGCTCGCGCTGATGCGCCGAGCGCACGGCGGGGCGGCGGGCGTCGGCTTCGTGCGGACGGTGGACGTGATCTACCTCGACCGGGTGCAGCGGGTGCTGATCGCCAACAGTGAAGGGCTGTGGGCCGAAGACGAGCGGGTCTGGACCCGGCTGGTGGTCTCGGCCATCGCCCAGGACGGCACCCTGCGCGAGACCGGCTTTTGCGGTCCCGGCGCCGGACAGGGCCTGGAATTCTTCGACGACGTGGCGCCCGAGGCCACCGGCGCCGAGGCCGCCCGCATCGCCAACGCCATGCTGCACGCGGGGTACGCGCCCGCCGGAAAACTGCCCGTGGTGATCGGCAACGAGTTCGGCGGCGTGATCTTCCACGAGGCCTGCGGGCACATCCTGGAAACGACGGCGGTGGAGAAGAATGCCAGCGTCTTTGCGGACAAGCTGGGCGAGAGGATTGCCCACGAGTCCGTCTCGGCCGTCGACGACGGCACCCTTCCCGGTTCGTGGGGCATGGTCACCGTGGACGACGAGGGCATGAGGGGCGAGCGCACGGTCCTGATCGAGAACGGGGTCCTGAAGTCCTTCCTGGTGGACCGGGTGGGGAGCATGAAGACCGGCCATGCCCGCACCGGCAGCGGGCGGCGCCAGAACTACACCTTCGCGCCCGCCAGCCGGATGCGCTCGACCTTTATCGATCGGGGCCAGGAGACGCCGGAAAGCCTGATCGCGGGCGTCCCCCTGGGCATCTATGCCCGCAAGATGGGCGGCGGCAGCGTGACCCCCGGCACCGGGGACTACAACTTCGCGGTGCAGGAGGCCTACATGATCCGGAACGGGGAGATCGCCGAGCCGCTGCGCGGGGCTTCTCTCGTCGGCAACGGGGCGCAGGACCTGAAAAACATCGTGGGCGTGGCGGGCGACCTCGCGCTGGGCCAGGGTATGTGCGGCAGCGTGTCCGGCTCGCTGCCGACCGACGTGGGCCAGCCGCACATCCTGATCTCCGAAATCACCGTGGGGGGGCGCGCATGA
- a CDS encoding TldD/PmbA family protein, with product MTATTEPQLTLEEARAYLLERAREGGISLEVYGERSSSTEVEAFAGEVSQFKLSARQGVALRALVRGAWGHSFSENLSKPALDRALSSAVDNASLVAPEPGAGLVAWPRPPALDLHGEGLSGVTVEQKVNVALALDRTAREADARVVSVPYGGYSDSDRLRVVGNTEGLGREARELYALHYTYPLVSEGGQNKMQGDWQFTREFTELDPTKTALSAVEKSLALLGAKPAPSGTFPAVISGECLAELLALYAGMFSGKMVEEGKSPLAGRLGELVASPLVTLTDDPTLPRGLNSRAFDAEGCPSAPLTLIEAGRLSAFMHNAQTAARAGTVSTGHAARQGIQGTVGVSPSNLRLEAGGTDAAALPQGLTGLRLTGVSGGHAGANPVTGDFSLEAEGFWLEAGTVAHPLEVFTVAGNILELLAGIEAVGDRLRETLDAVSAPDVRVSALAVGGA from the coding sequence ATGACCGCAACGACCGAACCGCAACTGACTCTCGAAGAGGCCCGCGCCTACCTGCTGGAACGTGCCCGGGAAGGCGGGATATCCCTGGAAGTCTACGGCGAACGCAGCAGCTCCACCGAGGTCGAGGCCTTTGCGGGCGAGGTCAGCCAGTTCAAGCTCTCGGCGCGGCAGGGCGTGGCGCTGCGGGCGCTGGTGCGCGGCGCGTGGGGCCACAGCTTCAGCGAGAACCTCTCAAAGCCCGCCCTCGACCGGGCGCTGAGCAGCGCGGTGGACAACGCCAGCCTCGTGGCCCCCGAACCCGGCGCCGGGCTGGTCGCCTGGCCGAGGCCGCCCGCGCTCGACCTCCACGGCGAGGGCCTCAGCGGCGTCACGGTGGAGCAGAAGGTGAACGTGGCCCTGGCCCTCGACCGCACGGCGCGGGAAGCCGACGCCCGGGTGGTCAGCGTGCCCTACGGCGGCTACTCGGACAGTGACCGCCTGCGCGTGGTGGGCAACACCGAGGGCCTGGGCCGCGAGGCGCGCGAGCTGTACGCCCTGCACTACACCTACCCGCTGGTGTCGGAAGGCGGCCAGAACAAGATGCAGGGCGACTGGCAGTTCACCCGCGAATTCACCGAACTCGACCCCACCAAGACGGCCCTCTCGGCGGTGGAGAAGTCGCTGGCGCTGCTGGGGGCCAAACCCGCGCCCAGCGGCACCTTTCCGGCGGTGATCAGCGGCGAGTGTCTGGCCGAGCTGCTGGCGCTGTATGCGGGCATGTTCAGCGGCAAGATGGTCGAGGAGGGCAAGAGTCCGCTGGCGGGCCGCCTGGGCGAACTGGTCGCCTCACCCCTGGTCACCCTGACCGACGACCCCACCCTGCCGCGCGGTCTGAACTCGCGCGCTTTCGATGCCGAGGGCTGCCCGAGTGCGCCGCTGACGCTAATTGAGGCCGGACGGCTCTCGGCGTTCATGCACAACGCCCAGACCGCCGCCCGCGCGGGCACGGTCAGTACCGGGCACGCCGCGCGGCAGGGCATCCAGGGCACCGTCGGCGTCTCGCCCAGCAACCTGCGGCTGGAAGCGGGCGGCACGGACGCGGCGGCCCTGCCCCAGGGCCTGACGGGCCTGCGCCTGACCGGGGTGTCGGGCGGGCACGCGGGCGCCAACCCGGTGACCGGCGACTTCTCGCTGGAAGCCGAGGGATTCTGGCTGGAGGCGGGAACGGTCGCGCATCCGCTGGAAGTCTTCACGGTCGCCGGGAATATCCTCGAGCTGCTCGCCGGAATCGAGGCGGTCGGCGACAGGCTGCGCGAGACCCTGGACGCGGTCTCTGCGCCCGACGTGCGGGTCTCGGCGCTGGCGGTGGGGGGAGCGTAG